A region from the Nostoc sp. HK-01 genome encodes:
- a CDS encoding deoxyribose-phosphate aldolase produces the protein MAADYPDIDIAPFIDHALLTPTATPEQVEQWCEQAYRFNFAAVCIYPTYVKQAAELLKGKTPKVCTVIGFPHGATTSAVKLYEAQEAVENGATELDVVLNLGWLKVGKAKEVHQEIAEICEETGQTVKVILETSLLTDAEKRLAAEICMDAGAAFLKTSTGWNGSATVADVGFLKEVVRERIGIKASGGIRTHEQALDLILGGATRLGTSRGIDLIRQRDNLEKGE, from the coding sequence ATGGCAGCAGACTATCCAGATATTGATATTGCGCCATTTATCGATCACGCCCTGTTAACGCCAACGGCTACTCCAGAGCAGGTTGAGCAATGGTGTGAACAAGCATATAGATTTAACTTTGCGGCGGTTTGCATTTACCCCACCTATGTTAAGCAAGCAGCTGAACTTCTCAAAGGGAAAACGCCAAAAGTTTGTACGGTGATTGGCTTTCCTCATGGAGCAACAACTTCAGCCGTTAAGCTGTATGAAGCTCAAGAAGCGGTGGAAAATGGAGCTACTGAGTTAGATGTTGTGCTTAACTTAGGTTGGTTGAAGGTGGGAAAAGCCAAGGAAGTTCACCAAGAAATTGCTGAGATTTGTGAAGAAACTGGGCAAACAGTCAAGGTGATTTTAGAAACCAGCTTGCTGACAGATGCCGAAAAAAGACTAGCGGCAGAAATATGTATGGATGCAGGTGCAGCATTCCTCAAAACAAGTACAGGTTGGAATGGTAGTGCCACAGTAGCAGATGTGGGGTTTTTGAAAGAAGTAGTCCGAGAAAGGATAGGAATTAAAGCTTCTGGGGGTATTCGGACTCACGAGCAAGCCCTAGACTTAATTCTAGGAGGTGCTACAAGATTAGGGACA
- a CDS encoding lipoic acid synthetase, with protein sequence MTSLQPGQFKSEIIAMPSWLRRPIGKASEISTVQHIIKQRQIHTICEEGRCPNRGECYAQKTASFLLMGSTCTRACAFCQVDKGHAPMPLDSEEPQKVAEAVQLLGLRYVVLTSVARDDLPDQGAGHFVKTMATIRQLNPETQIEVLTPDFWGGAGATEVLQSQRIAIIVAAKPACFNHNIETVQRLTGPVRRGAKYDRSLRVLAIVKEIDPTIPTKSGLMLGHGETIEEVIQAMADLRTVGCDRLTIGQYMRPSLDHLPVQRYWTPEEFEQMGSLAWKMGFSHVRSGPLVRSSYHAGEDT encoded by the coding sequence ATGACTTCGTTACAACCAGGTCAATTTAAGTCAGAAATTATAGCTATGCCTAGCTGGTTACGTCGCCCTATTGGCAAAGCCAGCGAAATTTCCACCGTTCAACATATTATTAAGCAGCGCCAAATTCATACCATCTGTGAAGAAGGACGTTGCCCTAATCGGGGAGAGTGCTATGCCCAAAAAACGGCTAGTTTCTTACTAATGGGGTCAACTTGCACCCGTGCTTGTGCTTTTTGTCAAGTTGATAAAGGCCATGCACCAATGCCGCTGGACTCAGAAGAACCACAAAAGGTAGCAGAGGCAGTGCAGCTTCTGGGATTGCGTTATGTAGTTCTGACTTCTGTGGCACGAGATGACTTGCCAGACCAAGGTGCTGGACACTTTGTCAAAACAATGGCAACTATCAGGCAGTTAAACCCAGAAACCCAGATTGAAGTATTAACACCTGATTTTTGGGGTGGCGCAGGTGCAACAGAGGTATTACAAAGTCAACGAATTGCCATAATTGTCGCGGCTAAACCCGCTTGTTTTAATCACAATATTGAGACAGTACAAAGGTTAACAGGCCCAGTGCGTCGGGGGGCAAAATACGATCGCTCACTGCGAGTCTTGGCTATAGTTAAAGAAATTGACCCGACTATTCCCACCAAATCTGGTTTAATGCTGGGACATGGAGAGACAATAGAAGAAGTCATCCAAGCAATGGCAGATTTAAGAACTGTAGGATGCGATCGCTTAACTATTGGTCAGTATATGCGTCCTTCTTTAGATCATCTGCCAGTACAAAGATACTGGACTCCAGAGGAATTTGAGCAGATGGGCAGCCTAGCATGGAAAATGGGATTCAGCCATGTTCGTTCCGGGCCGCTGGTTCGCAGTTCCTATCATGCAGGAGAAGATACTTAA
- a CDS encoding inner-membrane translocator produces MDTQVIQLIVNGIALGSIIALAAVGLTLTYGILRLSNFAHGDFLTLGAYLTLLVNAAGVNIWLSMILAVVGTVAAMLLSEKLLWSKMRLIRATSTTLIIISIGLALFLRNGIILLWGGKNQNYNVPVTSAWDLFGVKIPQNQLLVLGLAVLAIVGLHYLLQNTKIGKAMRAVADDLDLARVSGINVEQVILWTWLIAGTLTSLGGSMYGLITAVRPNMGWFLILPLFASVILGGIGNPYGAIAAAFIIGIAQEVSTIWLGSQYKQGIALLMMILVLLIRPKGLFKGTI; encoded by the coding sequence ATGGATACACAAGTTATACAACTAATTGTTAATGGTATTGCTTTGGGGAGCATTATTGCTCTAGCTGCTGTTGGTCTGACTCTTACCTACGGGATTTTACGGTTATCGAATTTTGCTCATGGTGATTTTCTGACTTTAGGTGCTTATTTGACTTTGTTGGTAAATGCTGCTGGAGTAAATATCTGGCTATCAATGATTTTGGCAGTAGTAGGAACAGTTGCGGCAATGCTGTTATCAGAGAAGTTGCTGTGGTCAAAGATGCGCTTGATTCGTGCTACTTCCACAACACTGATCATTATTTCTATTGGTCTAGCCTTATTCCTCCGCAATGGCATTATCTTGCTTTGGGGAGGCAAAAACCAAAATTACAATGTTCCTGTCACATCTGCTTGGGATTTGTTTGGGGTCAAAATCCCACAAAATCAATTGTTGGTGTTAGGTCTAGCCGTTTTAGCAATTGTAGGGCTGCATTATCTCTTACAAAACACGAAGATTGGTAAAGCAATGCGAGCCGTGGCAGATGATTTAGATTTAGCCAGAGTTTCGGGTATCAATGTTGAGCAAGTGATCCTTTGGACTTGGCTGATTGCTGGGACGCTCACATCTTTGGGAGGCAGTATGTACGGTTTAATTACAGCTGTGCGCCCAAATATGGGATGGTTTTTGATTTTGCCTTTGTTTGCTTCAGTAATTTTAGGGGGAATTGGGAATCCTTACGGAGCGATCGCCGCAGCTTTTATCATTGGTATTGCTCAGGAAGTTAGCACTATTTGGCTGGGTTCTCAATACAAACAAGGTATTGCCTTACTGATGATGATTTTGGTGCTGCTCATCCGTCCTAAAGGTTTATTTAAAGGCACAATTTGA
- a CDS encoding DNA-cytosine methyltransferase yields the protein MENKKHRIFFESLKRRLEQAGYFLTERLINAIEYEVPQDRARIILVGFHNHCIKKIERKHYQNIFDWQKQIIYSQAKVLTDDWPRSQLFKENSILPCPDNIIQELTVEFWFRKNNVLHHPNAEHYFQPKAGIQKFITVNEGDDSKKSFKRLHRWRYSPTACYGNNEVHLHPYKTRRISVAEALAIQSLPENFVFPEQMSLTNMFKSIGNGVPYLVSKALAKTMLDFFGINSDKTFDLPQ from the coding sequence ATGGAAAACAAAAAACATCGGATATTTTTTGAATCATTAAAAAGACGGTTAGAGCAAGCTGGTTATTTTTTAACTGAACGCTTGATTAATGCCATTGAATACGAGGTACCACAAGATAGAGCCAGAATTATTCTTGTAGGATTTCACAATCATTGTATTAAGAAAATCGAGAGAAAACATTATCAAAATATTTTTGATTGGCAAAAACAAATTATCTATTCTCAAGCAAAAGTTTTGACCGATGATTGGCCGCGATCGCAATTATTTAAAGAAAATTCTATATTGCCTTGTCCTGATAACATTATTCAAGAATTAACAGTTGAATTTTGGTTTAGAAAAAATAATGTTCTGCATCATCCTAACGCTGAACATTATTTTCAACCAAAAGCCGGCATTCAGAAATTTATAACTGTGAATGAAGGAGATGATTCTAAAAAATCTTTCAAACGTCTGCACAGATGGCGTTACTCTCCGACGGCTTGCTATGGCAATAATGAAGTACATTTACATCCTTATAAAACTAGAAGAATATCCGTAGCAGAAGCTTTAGCTATACAATCTTTACCAGAAAATTTTGTATTTCCTGAGCAGATGTCTCTGACTAATATGTTTAAATCAATTGGCAATGGTGTACCGTACTTGGTATCCAAAGCATTAGCTAAAACTATGCTTGATTTTTTTGGAATTAACTCAGACAAAACTTTTGATTTACCTCAATAG
- a CDS encoding two-component response regulator — MASNKILVIDDTTVVRVKVREMLPPGNFEVLEAKDGVEGLNFIRQEKLSLIMLDFLLPKMSGWEVFQQIQAHPDLRKIPLVIMSGRKEEVTEKIPEPFEYFDFLGKPFDKKQLIDAIKSAMAKAKLPRQEPALVGAVAAKNGVNTGVASTSAIADHDTIATVNVNNSPLQTTPNVETASLAEIQALNEKIVQMQAEIDGLKKQLAQVVTFIKQKIK; from the coding sequence GTGGCCAGCAACAAAATTTTAGTTATCGATGACACTACCGTTGTCAGGGTAAAAGTACGAGAAATGTTACCTCCGGGTAATTTCGAGGTATTAGAAGCTAAAGACGGGGTGGAAGGTCTCAATTTTATTCGTCAAGAAAAACTCAGCTTGATCATGTTAGATTTCCTACTACCAAAAATGAGTGGTTGGGAGGTTTTTCAACAAATTCAAGCCCATCCTGATTTAAGAAAGATTCCTTTAGTGATCATGTCTGGTCGTAAGGAAGAAGTTACCGAAAAAATCCCGGAACCATTTGAATACTTTGATTTTCTGGGGAAACCATTTGATAAAAAGCAATTGATTGATGCAATTAAATCAGCTATGGCTAAGGCCAAGCTACCGCGTCAAGAACCAGCTTTAGTGGGAGCCGTTGCGGCTAAAAATGGTGTTAATACAGGTGTAGCTAGTACAAGTGCGATCGCTGATCATGACACAATAGCTACGGTTAATGTTAACAACTCTCCTTTACAAACAACACCTAATGTTGAAACAGCTTCTTTAGCAGAAATTCAAGCGCTGAATGAGAAAATAGTTCAAATGCAAGCTGAAATAGATGGTTTGAAAAAGCAGTTAGCTCAGGTCGTAACCTTTATTAAACAGAAAATTAAGTAA
- a CDS encoding DNA-cytosine methyltransferase → MTSDRPAIFSFFAGAGFLDLGFEAHGFNIVYVNEIFSPFMASYRYSRELLKLPLPEYGYHYGEAGDVSQLVEGEQAQRLLELVHDCRKSHQIVGFIGGPPCPDFSIGGKNKGYLGDNGKLSSIYIQIICQNLPDFFLFENVKGLWKTKNIGYFLNH, encoded by the coding sequence ATGACTAGCGATCGCCCTGCCATTTTCTCATTTTTTGCTGGTGCAGGTTTCCTGGATTTAGGCTTTGAAGCTCACGGCTTTAATATTGTTTATGTCAATGAAATTTTTTCCCCTTTCATGGCATCATATCGCTATTCCAGAGAATTACTCAAATTACCCTTGCCAGAATATGGATATCATTATGGAGAAGCAGGAGACGTAAGTCAGCTTGTTGAAGGAGAACAAGCACAACGTTTATTAGAACTAGTCCATGATTGTCGCAAGTCTCATCAGATTGTAGGTTTTATTGGTGGGCCACCTTGCCCAGATTTTTCTATTGGGGGTAAGAATAAAGGATATTTGGGGGATAATGGTAAGCTTTCTTCTATTTATATTCAAATTATTTGTCAAAATCTGCCTGATTTCTTTTTATTTGAAAATGTTAAGGGTTTATGGAAAACAAAAAACATCGGATATTTTTTGAATCATTAA
- the psaX gene encoding photosystem I 4.8K protein PsaX has protein sequence MATQSKNSPVADSGAKPPYPFRTGWALLLLAVNFLVAAYYFNIIQ, from the coding sequence ATGGCTACTCAAAGCAAGAATTCCCCCGTTGCAGACAGTGGAGCAAAACCGCCCTACCCATTTCGTACAGGTTGGGCATTGCTGCTTTTAGCTGTTAACTTCTTAGTAGCAGCTTACTACTTCAACATCATTCAATAG
- a CDS encoding multi-sensor signal transduction multi-kinase, translating to MLTVSDTIYPIVGYQITEQIYSGSKTIVYRGVREQDQKAVILKLMRNEYPTFTEIAQFRNQYTITQNLEIPGIVKHYSLENYRNGYVLIMEDFGGISLKEWRSTKYAIGEIFLSLNEFFDIAIKVTKTLELLHRHRIIHKDIKPANILIHPITGEIKLIDFSISTLLPKEIQSLTNPNILEGTLAYISPEQTGRMNRGIDYRSDFYSLGITFFELLTGNLPFISSEPMELVYSHIAKEPPKANTVNANIPSILSEIISKLIAKNAEDRYQSAHGLRHDLEICQNQWLETGKILPFTLALKDISSQFVIPEKLYGRQREIETLLSTFDHVASNQTAIILVTGSSGIGKTAVINEIHKPIVRQRSYFIKGKFDQFQRDIPLSALIQALRNLIGQLSAENDAHIQEWKDKILSALGTQSQIIIDVIPELERIIGKQPQIVELYGSAAQNRFNLLFQRFIQIFTTKDHPLVIFLDDLQWADNASLKFIQLLMSANNSSDIVSETHDIDENQGNILLIGAYRDNEVSNIHPLVLALNEISESGTTLNQIQLLPLNQSSLNYLIADTLRCSEALSIPLTQMVFTKTQGNPFFATQFLKGLYDDGLISLNFELGYWQYDLGKIKNITFTDDVVEFMAIQIEKLPQTTQNILQLAACIGHEFDLKTLAIVFEKSVIDTASDLWPSLIDGLIIPQNDRYIFLANDDCHKLEIINHSTINKSTINDYQLPKYKFVHDRVQQAAYSLIAKEQKQLIHLKIGLLLLNNIPIEEREEKIFELVNQFNIAVEFITNQTQRDELAIMNLTAGRKALASTAYSAAFKYLDTGIKLLLENSWANQYELTLALCETAAEAAYLNGDFEQTEKLVQIVLLNAKTILDKVKVIDITIQAYGAQNKAWEGVKAGLDFLKLYRVEFPEEPSTSDIEQAINETATYFINRSIDSLINLPNMEDAEALSIMRILSSIIALAYTVIPELFPLMVLKQINLSIEYGNSSFSTYAYVCYGLILCGVIEDIESGYKFGELATKLLSKLNNKEIKAKVIQTFYAHVRHWQAPVRESLKPLLEAYSAGLEVGDLEFAAYSLKASCYISYFSGKTLISLEKEIANYSYASKQIKQDRVFYWIEIYRQTILNLKDNVQNPCYLIGDAYNEEKLISLHVKANDINALFYLYLCKLHLCYLLGEYTQAIDHAVNAKQYLSGGIGQFALPQFFFYDSLAWLAIYHDVELSKQTQILTKVSASQEKIRKWSLNAPTNYLNKFYLVEAERCRVLNQYLEAIDFYDLAISLSKENEFIHEEALANELAANFYLVWGKEKIAKPYLIDAYYAYVRWGALTKAQYLQKRYPYLLAAIIQEEKLSQYLNQHSEVELHTSLTHNIQTSLSSNETVVSANTSISDMLDLASVIKASQALSGEINLKDLLSTLMTVVMENAGASKCVLVLNEADNSGFTVSAISSLTNLEFIHTEFPLISLEFCNDLPISVINYVKRSREILVIDDAITQAFLATDPYILREQPKSLLCIPMINQNQLLGILYLENNLATGAFTNNRLEVLKLLTSQATISLENAKLYDNLNQTKQQLEEYNHNLEDKVAERTNELKDKNYSLQQALQELQRTQAQLIQSEKMSSLGQMVAGIAHEINNPINFIHGNIIHTSDYVADLLELVDIYQQEYPHPTPIVTEKFEEIDFDFLVEDLPKTIDSMKMGSSRIRDIILGLRNFSRLDEAEMKPVDIHEGIENTLMILQNQLKEKSNLPEIQLIKEYSVLPQVTCYAGQLNQVFMNILSNAIDALRGSFANNQSKQNHDHPQIMICTELTEYQTIKIKITDNGNGIPEDIRQKIFDPFFTTKAVGSGTGLGLSISYQIVVDKHQGNLICNSELNQGTEFVIEIPMR from the coding sequence ATGTTAACAGTATCAGACACGATATATCCTATAGTTGGCTATCAAATTACTGAGCAAATATACTCTGGTAGCAAAACCATAGTTTATCGTGGTGTTAGAGAACAAGATCAAAAAGCTGTTATTCTCAAACTGATGCGGAATGAATATCCGACATTTACAGAAATTGCTCAATTTCGTAATCAATACACTATTACTCAAAATCTAGAAATTCCTGGAATAGTCAAACACTATAGCCTCGAAAACTACCGTAACGGCTATGTTTTGATCATGGAAGATTTTGGTGGTATATCTCTCAAAGAATGGCGTTCAACAAAATATGCAATCGGTGAGATTTTTCTTTCATTAAACGAATTTTTTGATATTGCTATTAAAGTCACAAAAACTTTAGAACTACTCCATCGCCATCGGATTATTCATAAAGATATTAAACCTGCTAATATTTTAATTCACCCAATCACTGGAGAAATCAAACTAATTGATTTCAGTATCTCTACACTTTTACCAAAAGAAATTCAATCACTTACTAACCCTAATATTTTAGAAGGTACTTTAGCTTATATTTCTCCCGAACAAACGGGACGTATGAATCGAGGTATTGACTACCGTAGTGATTTTTATTCTTTAGGTATAACTTTTTTTGAACTCCTGACTGGAAATTTACCATTCATCAGTTCTGAACCGATGGAGCTAGTTTATTCTCATATTGCCAAAGAGCCACCAAAAGCAAATACTGTTAATGCCAATATTCCATCAATTCTCTCTGAGATTATTAGTAAATTAATCGCTAAAAATGCCGAAGATCGCTATCAGAGCGCTCATGGACTCAGACATGACTTAGAAATCTGTCAAAATCAATGGCTAGAAACTGGAAAAATTTTGCCTTTTACATTAGCACTCAAGGATATATCTAGTCAATTTGTTATTCCAGAAAAACTGTATGGACGACAACGTGAAATCGAAACTTTACTGAGTACTTTTGACCATGTAGCTAGTAATCAAACAGCAATAATTTTAGTCACAGGGTCGTCTGGTATTGGTAAAACTGCGGTAATTAATGAAATCCATAAACCAATTGTTCGGCAACGTAGTTATTTTATTAAAGGTAAATTTGATCAGTTTCAACGTGATATACCATTATCAGCTTTAATCCAAGCATTACGAAATTTAATTGGGCAATTATCGGCAGAAAATGATGCCCATATTCAAGAATGGAAAGATAAAATTTTGTCAGCACTAGGAACACAAAGTCAGATAATCATTGATGTGATTCCTGAATTAGAAAGAATTATTGGTAAACAACCACAGATTGTAGAGCTATATGGTAGTGCAGCCCAAAATCGTTTCAACTTATTATTTCAAAGATTTATTCAAATTTTCACTACAAAAGACCATCCTCTAGTCATATTTCTAGATGATTTACAATGGGCAGATAATGCTTCTTTAAAATTTATTCAATTATTAATGAGTGCAAATAACTCTTCAGATATTGTTAGTGAAACACATGATATAGATGAAAACCAAGGTAATATCTTACTAATTGGTGCATATAGAGATAATGAAGTTTCTAATATACATCCTTTAGTTTTGGCATTAAATGAAATTAGCGAATCGGGAACCACACTTAATCAGATTCAACTTCTACCATTAAATCAATCTAGTTTAAACTATTTGATTGCTGATACGCTTCGTTGTTCTGAAGCCTTATCTATACCTTTAACACAAATGGTGTTTACTAAAACTCAAGGAAACCCATTTTTTGCTACGCAGTTTCTTAAAGGATTATATGATGATGGACTTATAAGTTTAAATTTTGAACTTGGATATTGGCAATATGATCTAGGAAAAATTAAAAATATAACATTTACAGATGATGTCGTAGAGTTTATGGCAATCCAAATAGAGAAATTACCACAAACTACTCAGAATATTCTACAGCTTGCTGCTTGTATTGGTCATGAATTTGATTTAAAAACTCTCGCAATTGTCTTTGAAAAATCTGTTATAGATACTGCATCAGATTTATGGCCATCATTAATCGATGGTCTAATAATACCTCAAAATGATAGATATATTTTTTTAGCGAATGATGATTGTCATAAATTAGAGATAATTAACCATTCTACTATAAATAAATCAACAATTAATGATTACCAACTTCCTAAATATAAATTTGTTCATGACCGTGTACAACAAGCAGCTTATTCTTTAATTGCCAAGGAACAAAAGCAATTAATTCATCTAAAAATTGGCTTGCTTCTATTAAACAATATCCCAATAGAAGAAAGAGAAGAAAAGATTTTTGAACTGGTTAATCAATTTAATATAGCAGTAGAGTTTATTACCAATCAGACCCAGCGTGATGAACTAGCCATAATGAATCTCACTGCTGGACGTAAAGCTTTAGCTTCAACAGCTTACTCAGCAGCATTTAAATATTTAGATACAGGAATTAAACTACTCCTAGAAAATAGTTGGGCTAATCAATATGAACTGACTTTAGCTCTCTGCGAAACAGCAGCAGAGGCGGCATATTTAAATGGTGATTTTGAACAAACAGAGAAACTTGTTCAAATAGTTTTGTTAAATGCTAAAACCATACTAGATAAAGTAAAAGTAATTGACATTACTATTCAGGCATACGGAGCGCAAAACAAAGCATGGGAAGGTGTTAAAGCTGGACTAGATTTTCTGAAGTTATATAGAGTTGAATTTCCAGAAGAACCTAGCACTTCAGATATTGAACAAGCAATCAATGAAACAGCCACATATTTTATTAATAGAAGTATCGATAGTTTAATAAATCTGCCAAATATGGAGGATGCAGAAGCACTGTCAATAATGCGTATTTTATCTAGTATTATTGCATTAGCCTACACTGTAATTCCTGAACTTTTTCCCTTAATGGTTCTGAAACAGATAAATTTATCTATTGAATATGGGAACTCTTCTTTCTCTACCTATGCGTATGTTTGTTACGGACTCATACTATGTGGCGTAATAGAAGATATTGAATCTGGCTATAAATTTGGGGAATTAGCTACAAAATTATTATCTAAATTGAATAACAAAGAAATAAAAGCTAAAGTTATTCAGACATTTTATGCCCATGTCAGACACTGGCAAGCTCCTGTTCGTGAATCTTTAAAACCTCTTTTAGAAGCTTACTCTGCTGGTTTAGAAGTAGGAGATTTAGAATTTGCGGCATATTCTTTAAAGGCATCTTGCTATATTTCCTACTTTAGTGGTAAAACACTAATTTCTCTAGAAAAGGAAATAGCAAACTACAGTTATGCCTCCAAGCAAATCAAACAAGATAGAGTATTTTACTGGATTGAAATTTATCGACAAACTATTTTAAATTTAAAAGATAATGTTCAAAATCCTTGCTATTTAATTGGTGATGCTTACAATGAAGAAAAATTAATTTCTCTTCATGTAAAGGCTAATGATATCAATGCTCTTTTCTATTTATATTTATGTAAGCTGCATTTATGTTATTTACTAGGAGAATATACTCAAGCAATTGATCATGCTGTAAATGCGAAACAGTATTTAAGTGGGGGAATAGGTCAATTTGCATTGCCTCAATTTTTCTTTTATGATTCTCTAGCTTGGTTGGCTATATATCATGATGTTGAGCTATCTAAACAAACCCAAATATTGACTAAGGTTTCAGCTAGTCAAGAAAAAATTCGGAAATGGTCGCTCAATGCTCCAACAAATTATTTAAATAAATTTTATTTAGTAGAAGCTGAGAGATGCCGAGTTTTAAACCAGTATCTTGAAGCAATAGATTTCTATGATCTCGCTATTTCTCTATCAAAGGAAAATGAATTTATCCATGAAGAAGCTTTAGCTAATGAGTTGGCTGCTAATTTTTATTTGGTTTGGGGTAAAGAAAAGATTGCTAAACCTTACTTGATTGATGCTTACTATGCTTATGTGCGCTGGGGAGCATTAACTAAAGCTCAATATTTGCAGAAACGCTATCCTTATTTACTTGCTGCCATTATCCAAGAAGAAAAACTCAGCCAATATCTCAACCAACATAGCGAAGTAGAGTTACATACATCTCTAACTCACAATATACAAACTTCTCTCAGCAGTAATGAAACTGTTGTTAGTGCTAACACTAGTATTTCAGATATGCTAGATTTGGCATCTGTCATTAAAGCTTCGCAAGCGTTGTCAGGAGAGATTAATCTTAAAGATTTGTTGTCAACTTTGATGACAGTTGTAATGGAGAATGCAGGTGCTTCTAAATGTGTTTTAGTTTTGAATGAAGCTGATAACTCAGGCTTTACTGTTAGTGCTATCAGTTCTCTTACTAATTTAGAATTTATTCATACAGAATTTCCTTTAATTTCTTTAGAGTTTTGCAATGATCTTCCAATCTCTGTAATCAACTATGTTAAACGTAGTCGAGAAATATTAGTGATTGATGATGCTATAACTCAAGCATTTCTAGCAACAGACCCATATATTCTCCGTGAACAACCTAAGAGTCTGTTGTGTATTCCTATGATTAATCAAAATCAATTGCTGGGGATACTTTATTTAGAAAATAATTTGGCTACTGGTGCATTTACAAATAATCGCTTAGAAGTTCTCAAACTTTTAACCAGCCAAGCTACAATCTCTCTTGAAAATGCTAAACTTTATGACAATTTAAACCAAACTAAGCAGCAATTAGAAGAATATAACCATAATTTGGAAGATAAAGTTGCAGAAAGAACAAACGAACTTAAAGATAAAAACTATAGCTTACAACAAGCATTACAAGAGCTACAAAGAACTCAGGCACAATTAATTCAAAGTGAAAAAATGTCTTCTTTAGGTCAAATGGTAGCAGGCATTGCCCATGAAATTAATAATCCAATTAATTTCATTCATGGCAATATTATTCATACCAGTGACTATGTTGCTGATTTACTTGAATTAGTAGATATATATCAACAAGAATATCCTCATCCAACACCAATTGTTACTGAAAAATTTGAGGAAATAGATTTTGATTTTTTAGTAGAGGATTTACCAAAAACTATCGATTCTATGAAAATGGGAAGTTCGCGCATTCGTGATATTATTTTAGGCTTGCGTAATTTTTCTCGCTTAGATGAAGCAGAAATGAAACCTGTTGATATTCATGAAGGTATCGAAAATACTTTGATGATTTTGCAAAATCAATTAAAAGAAAAAAGCAACTTACCCGAAATACAATTAATTAAAGAATATTCAGTTTTACCACAAGTAACTTGTTATGCAGGTCAATTGAATCAAGTATTTATGAATATTCTGAGTAATGCTATTGATGCTTTAAGAGGTAGTTTCGCAAATAATCAAAGTAAGCAAAATCATGATCATCCTCAAATTATGATTTGTACAGAATTAACAGAATATCAGACTATTAAAATTAAAATTACTGATAATGGGAATGGAATACCAGAAGATATTCGTCAAAAAATATTTGACCCATTTTTTACCACTAAAGCTGTAGGAAGCGGTACTGGTTTAGGTTTATCCATTAGTTATCAGATTGTAGTTGACAAACATCAAGGAAATTTAATTTGTAATTCTGAATTAAATCAAGGAACTGAGTTTGTAATTGAAATACCAATGCGATAA